The following coding sequences lie in one Chloroflexota bacterium genomic window:
- a CDS encoding helix-turn-helix domain-containing protein — translation MTAELTASERRVLAMLVERLREERDGAVRELLDVLRVRVPEYRAITDDRSLDLIRGGISYVFDVGVATLEIGRELSPLEVAQLRTLGGQRATQGLALESVLRGVRVAIDGVMRLVQAKLARIDATPRLRATVGLHVGTHLIRMAEAFSTAIEQGFRAEGRPPPATPLQPDPQDRHRERDLRTMLEGSAPGSSRIGAVDLERPSALILLAVDDSLGQSTLGVMRAARLRITESTERLASCIVQARGRRSPVLAILVGVETAKDWKRIRSSFEALVLETRVLGALVALPPAVHSPVSVRHAYLASMQSFRVGALLARGRVIEAEDLRFLRVLCSDVTVVCAFVQSVLGELLRETAYRRDILADTLTAYFAARSRVKTAAAKLGCHERTVRERLDRFAALTQQDLDKNRLDIELALALRPVWEGARPTSSFGGRPKAQD, via the coding sequence GTGACAGCGGAACTGACGGCGAGCGAGCGGCGTGTGCTCGCCATGCTCGTCGAGCGGCTCCGGGAAGAACGGGATGGCGCCGTAAGGGAGCTTCTCGACGTCCTGCGGGTCCGAGTCCCTGAGTATCGGGCCATCACAGACGACCGCTCTCTTGACCTCATCCGCGGGGGAATAAGCTACGTCTTTGACGTCGGCGTGGCCACGTTGGAGATTGGGCGCGAGCTCTCACCGCTCGAGGTTGCCCAGTTGCGGACGCTCGGCGGCCAACGGGCAACCCAAGGCCTGGCGCTCGAAAGCGTCTTGAGAGGCGTTCGAGTTGCGATCGACGGCGTGATGCGGCTCGTGCAGGCGAAGCTCGCGCGGATTGACGCGACGCCGCGACTCAGGGCGACAGTGGGGCTTCACGTTGGTACTCATTTGATCCGCATGGCGGAAGCGTTCTCCACGGCGATTGAGCAGGGCTTCCGAGCGGAGGGGCGTCCGCCGCCAGCCACTCCCTTACAACCGGACCCGCAGGATCGCCACAGGGAACGTGATCTCCGCACGATGCTCGAAGGCTCGGCGCCAGGATCGTCCCGCATCGGTGCCGTGGATCTCGAGCGACCCTCAGCGCTCATCCTTCTCGCGGTCGATGATTCACTGGGGCAGTCCACGCTAGGTGTTATGAGGGCAGCCCGCCTGCGAATCACCGAATCGACTGAGCGGCTTGCGTCCTGCATCGTTCAAGCGCGCGGTCGACGCTCCCCCGTCCTTGCGATCCTCGTCGGAGTCGAAACCGCGAAAGATTGGAAGCGCATCCGCTCGTCATTCGAAGCACTCGTCTTAGAGACGCGGGTCCTCGGCGCCCTGGTGGCTCTGCCACCGGCCGTTCATTCTCCTGTCTCGGTCCGCCATGCCTATCTGGCAAGCATGCAATCGTTCCGCGTGGGCGCCCTCCTCGCTCGCGGAAGAGTCATCGAGGCCGAGGATCTGCGATTCCTCCGAGTCCTGTGCTCAGACGTGACGGTGGTCTGCGCGTTTGTTCAGTCCGTCCTCGGCGAGTTGCTACGCGAGACGGCGTACCGGCGGGACATCTTGGCGGATACTCTCACGGCCTACTTCGCAGCCCGATCCCGTGTCAAGACGGCTGCCGCCAAGCTCGGCTGCCATGAACGGACAGTGCGCGAGCGCCTCGATCGGTTCGCCGCGCTCACTCAACAGGATCTTGATAAGAACCGCCTGGACATCGAATTGGCCCTTGCCCTACGGCCCGTCTGGGAAGGGGCTCGGCCGACCTCATCCTTTGGCGGGCGGCCGAAGGCGCAGGATTGA